In a single window of the Candidatus Deferrimicrobiaceae bacterium genome:
- the serC gene encoding 3-phosphoserine/phosphohydroxythreonine transaminase, with protein sequence MTRKINFNAGPAALPLPALERAKAEFLDFAGSGMSVMEHSHRGKEYEAVHNEAIALVRELLNVPDDYEVLFLQGGATALFAQIALNFLEKDATAQYLITGAWGEKALGEAKLVAALAGAGIAVQSIGVGEGKDKSYTRVPAPSEVKVDPKAAYLHITSNETIHGVEFNVESSRAFPETGNVPLVADMSSDFLWRSFDIRKFGIVYAGAQKNIGPSGVVVAIISKALIEKGRKDIPKIWQFRIHAENKSLYNTPPTFGVYMIRNVLSWLKDQGGLAAIETVNRKKAQRLYGVIDASNGFYRSPVEKESRSVMNVVFRLPSEALEEQFIAEAKKAGMVGLKGHRSVGGIRVSTYNAVSYEWVDTLCTFMEAFQKGK encoded by the coding sequence ATGACCCGCAAGATCAATTTCAACGCCGGACCCGCAGCACTCCCGCTCCCCGCGCTCGAACGCGCCAAGGCCGAGTTCCTCGACTTCGCAGGCAGCGGCATGTCGGTCATGGAACACAGCCATCGCGGCAAGGAATACGAGGCGGTCCACAACGAAGCCATCGCGCTCGTCCGGGAGCTGCTCAACGTCCCCGACGACTACGAGGTGCTCTTCCTGCAGGGCGGCGCTACGGCGCTGTTCGCGCAGATCGCCCTGAACTTTCTCGAGAAGGATGCCACGGCGCAGTACCTCATCACCGGCGCCTGGGGCGAGAAGGCGCTCGGCGAAGCCAAGCTGGTCGCGGCGCTTGCCGGGGCCGGCATCGCGGTGCAGAGCATCGGCGTGGGCGAAGGCAAGGACAAGAGCTACACTCGCGTCCCGGCGCCGTCCGAGGTCAAGGTAGACCCCAAGGCCGCCTACCTCCACATCACCTCAAACGAGACGATTCACGGCGTCGAGTTCAACGTCGAGTCCTCGCGCGCGTTTCCCGAGACCGGGAACGTGCCGCTCGTCGCCGACATGTCCAGCGACTTCCTGTGGCGCTCGTTCGACATCCGCAAGTTCGGCATCGTCTATGCCGGGGCCCAGAAGAACATCGGCCCGTCCGGCGTCGTGGTCGCGATCATTTCCAAGGCGCTGATCGAGAAGGGGCGCAAGGACATCCCCAAGATCTGGCAGTTCCGCATCCATGCAGAGAACAAGTCGCTCTACAACACGCCGCCCACTTTCGGCGTCTACATGATCCGCAACGTGCTTTCCTGGCTCAAGGACCAGGGCGGGCTCGCCGCGATCGAAACGGTCAACCGCAAGAAGGCCCAACGCCTCTACGGCGTCATCGACGCGAGCAACGGCTTCTACCGGTCCCCGGTCGAGAAAGAAAGCCGCTCCGTCATGAACGTTGTCTTCCGCCTCCCGAGCGAAGCGCTCGAGGAGCAGTTCATCGCTGAGGCCAAGAAGGCGGGCATGGTGGGTCTCAAGGGGCACCGCTCCGTCGGCGGCATCCGCGTCTCCACCTACAATGCGGTTTCCTATGAATGGGTCGACACGCTTTGCACCTTCATGGAGGCTTTCCAGAAAGGCAAGTGA
- the mdh gene encoding malate dehydrogenase: MARKKIALIGGGQIGGVLAQLCALRELGDVVLFDIVAGMPQGKCLDIAEASPVDGFDVNLKGTQDYADIAGSDIVIVTAGLPRKPGMSRDDLIEVNSKIMASVADGIKKYAADAFIIVISNPLDAMVTLLQRLTGIPYNRIVGQAGVLDSARFEAFIAWELGVSVKDVTAMTLGGHGDDMVPLVRYAAVKGIPVMELLEQKYGSEAKAKEVMEAMVKRTRGAGGEIVKLLGNGSAFYSPASSAIAMAESVLKDSKRVLPSCVYLNGEFGVKGYFVGVPVVLGANGAEKILQFKLDAEEQAMMDKSVAAVKSLVETLK, translated from the coding sequence ATGGCAAGAAAGAAGATTGCGCTCATCGGTGGTGGTCAGATCGGCGGCGTTCTCGCACAGCTCTGCGCGCTGCGCGAGCTCGGCGACGTCGTGTTGTTCGACATCGTCGCGGGTATGCCCCAGGGCAAGTGCCTCGACATCGCCGAAGCGTCGCCCGTCGACGGATTCGACGTCAATCTCAAGGGCACCCAGGACTACGCCGACATCGCCGGCTCCGACATCGTCATTGTCACCGCGGGCCTGCCCCGCAAGCCCGGCATGAGCCGTGACGACCTCATCGAAGTCAACTCCAAGATCATGGCGTCCGTCGCCGACGGCATCAAGAAGTACGCCGCCGATGCCTTCATCATCGTCATCTCCAATCCGCTCGACGCGATGGTCACGCTGCTCCAGCGTCTCACGGGCATCCCCTACAACCGCATCGTCGGCCAGGCCGGCGTCCTCGATTCCGCGCGCTTCGAGGCGTTCATCGCATGGGAACTGGGCGTGTCGGTCAAGGATGTCACCGCCATGACGCTGGGCGGTCACGGCGACGACATGGTTCCTCTGGTCCGTTACGCCGCCGTCAAGGGTATCCCCGTGATGGAGCTTCTCGAGCAGAAGTACGGCAGCGAGGCCAAGGCCAAGGAAGTGATGGAAGCCATGGTCAAGCGCACCCGCGGCGCCGGCGGCGAGATCGTCAAGCTGCTGGGGAACGGTTCCGCATTCTACTCCCCGGCTTCTTCCGCGATCGCAATGGCCGAATCGGTCCTCAAGGACAGCAAGCGCGTCCTTCCGTCCTGCGTCTATCTCAATGGCGAGTTCGGCGTGAAGGGCTACTTCGTCGGCGTTCCGGTCGTCCTGGGCGCCAATGGCGCAGAAAAGATTCTCCAGTTCAAGCTCGATGCCGAGGAGCAGGCGATGATGGACAAATCGGTCGCCGCCGTCAAGAGCCTGGTCGAGACGCTCAAGTAG
- a CDS encoding Xaa-Pro peptidase family protein has translation MKLTPITEIDPRVRALQRQMSADGLDAVIIAQNADLFYFTGTIQSGNLYVPASGDPVYMVRRDLARARSESCLKEIVPFASMRDIPGILSEYGYPVPKRIGMELDVLPVNLFDRYRKVFPDASWIDATPPIRRVRMIKSPYELTLMRAAAVQLDTIYRAAAGIIREGMSGIELAAELELLARRDGHQGLIRMRGFNGEMMYAHVFSGIDTAVPAYTDTPLGGVGPHPGFGQGASWRRIARNEPIILDFAGSVEGYLVDQTRLYVIGELSDRLRKGYDDMRKIEALMCRIVAPGVTWGEVYDRCCALAIEMGYADSFMGAKGAKVSFIGHGLGVEIDEYPFIARGFDDVAFETGMVFAFEPKVVFPGEGAAGIENTFHLSGKGLERLTISDEAIVKI, from the coding sequence ATGAAGCTGACGCCGATTACCGAAATCGATCCAAGGGTCCGCGCCCTGCAGCGGCAGATGTCGGCGGACGGCCTCGACGCGGTCATCATCGCCCAGAACGCCGACCTGTTCTATTTCACGGGAACGATCCAGAGCGGGAACCTCTATGTCCCGGCAAGCGGAGATCCGGTCTACATGGTCCGTCGCGATCTCGCCCGCGCGCGGTCCGAATCCTGCCTGAAGGAGATCGTCCCGTTCGCTTCGATGCGCGACATTCCGGGGATCCTGTCCGAATACGGCTATCCCGTGCCTAAACGGATCGGGATGGAACTCGACGTCCTTCCCGTCAACCTTTTCGATCGCTATCGCAAGGTCTTCCCCGATGCCTCCTGGATCGACGCCACCCCGCCGATCCGCCGGGTCCGGATGATCAAGTCTCCTTACGAGTTGACGCTGATGCGGGCGGCGGCCGTGCAGCTCGACACGATCTATCGGGCGGCGGCCGGGATCATCCGGGAGGGGATGAGCGGGATCGAGCTCGCAGCCGAGCTCGAGCTCCTGGCACGTCGGGACGGGCACCAGGGGCTCATCCGGATGCGGGGGTTCAACGGCGAGATGATGTACGCCCACGTGTTCTCCGGAATCGATACCGCGGTCCCCGCATATACCGATACCCCCTTGGGGGGGGTCGGCCCCCATCCGGGTTTCGGGCAGGGGGCGAGCTGGCGGAGGATCGCCCGGAACGAGCCGATCATCCTCGACTTCGCGGGCAGCGTCGAGGGATACCTGGTCGACCAGACGCGGCTTTATGTCATCGGGGAACTCTCCGATCGACTCAGGAAAGGCTATGACGACATGCGAAAGATCGAGGCGCTGATGTGCCGGATCGTCGCGCCGGGCGTGACCTGGGGCGAGGTCTACGACCGTTGCTGCGCACTGGCGATCGAGATGGGCTACGCCGACAGCTTCATGGGAGCGAAGGGCGCGAAAGTCTCGTTCATCGGGCACGGGCTCGGGGTCGAGATCGACGAATACCCGTTTATCGCCCGAGGCTTCGACGACGTGGCTTTCGAGACCGGGATGGTCTTCGCCTTCGAGCCCAAGGTCGTGTTTCCGGGCGAAGGCGCGGCCGGAATCGAGAATACGTTTCATTTATCCGGGAAGGGACTTGAACGGCTGACAATTTCCGACGAGGCGATCGTAAAGATCTGA
- the recC gene encoding exodeoxyribonuclease V subunit gamma, whose protein sequence is MSGLHIHAGNRVERLVDVLSSIVSTPLADPLAPEVILVQSKGMERWLVRELASRQGIWANGRFPFPNGVVTELFEAAGCRAVGAELFTPETLTWRIMALLPGLLHRPGFESLRNYLGDDTFNLKGLQLCGRIADTFDQYTLYRPEMVLSWESGAETDDWQPQLWRELVRGQGTAHRAALRRQFFSRIKAGGLEASGLPERICIFGIPAMPPFHLEIFSSIASRIDVHLFFMNPSVEYWGDIVSRKELARLKLRTRKGGQGEIHYETGNPLLASMGRLGRDFFELLLGASGTEGEGHFEDPGEASMLEGLQSDILLLRERGRDGARTPVHPSDRSIRIHSVHGPMREMEVLHDQLLELFRADPALEPHDVVVMTPDIEGYAPYITAVFGAGAGSGPSIPFSLADRPASADSPVIRLFLDILAMSGSRFGAGEVASLLESPVLRERFGFTSSDVEQILGWISDVRIRWGIDAEDRGRFGLPTFGDNSWKAGLDRLLLGYAMSGDGETLYKGVLPAEGVEGSRAQLLGRFVAFAGTLFDAVRALDTPRTPADWSDHLAAALPRFVDGDAAEYGRDFHELSSRIARLKEVARSARFDAPVAIDVVRHHLERQFGESRAVRGFLAGGVTFCEMLPMRSIPFRAVALVGLNSGVYPRQSRPPGFDLIAKSPRPGDRSLRDEDRYLFLESLLSARRWLSISYVGQSIVDNKEIPPSVLVSELIDYLEQGFAPPDGVRRLEDHLVVRHPLQPFSPDYFEEKRGLFSYSVENLEALRARGTVAENRPFIGEPLPDPPAASRHVSVAEFKRFFRSPAEYFLRNRLGIHLPEEEDRAQDREPFAVEGLERYLLVQRLSERMISGGALEPLYPSIRGGGMLPPGAPGDLAWRKAAEEAEAFARSVASRLTSGALPPLDVDLSLGPFRLSGRIDDIRSDIMLRYRCASLKPRDRLTGWIDHLILSATRTAGYPAETILLGKDGEEVRFTAVDDPAAPLTGLLSIYWQGLSEPIPFFPASAYEYAKASATGSPAGEALSAALKAWRSSPFARGEGDDRWLAMAFPRLPDPVGAPRFASIALDVFSPLLDNQKAR, encoded by the coding sequence ATGAGCGGTCTCCACATCCATGCCGGGAACCGGGTCGAACGACTGGTCGATGTCCTGTCGTCCATCGTCTCGACTCCCTTGGCCGACCCCCTGGCTCCCGAAGTCATTCTCGTCCAGAGCAAGGGGATGGAGCGCTGGCTGGTCCGTGAACTGGCGTCCCGGCAGGGTATTTGGGCCAATGGCCGATTCCCCTTCCCGAACGGGGTCGTGACCGAGCTGTTCGAGGCGGCCGGATGCCGGGCGGTCGGCGCCGAACTATTTACCCCCGAAACGCTGACCTGGCGCATCATGGCGCTGCTGCCCGGATTGCTGCACAGGCCAGGATTCGAGAGCCTCCGAAATTACCTCGGGGACGATACCTTCAACCTGAAGGGGTTGCAGCTCTGCGGGCGCATTGCAGACACTTTCGACCAGTACACGCTCTATCGTCCCGAAATGGTTCTTTCGTGGGAATCGGGCGCGGAGACGGACGATTGGCAACCGCAGCTCTGGCGCGAGCTGGTTCGCGGGCAGGGGACCGCCCATCGCGCCGCCCTCCGACGGCAGTTTTTCTCCCGGATCAAGGCGGGCGGCCTCGAGGCGTCGGGGCTCCCGGAGCGCATCTGCATCTTCGGCATCCCCGCGATGCCGCCGTTCCACCTCGAGATCTTCTCTTCGATCGCCTCCCGGATCGACGTTCACCTGTTTTTCATGAACCCGAGCGTCGAATATTGGGGGGACATCGTCTCGCGCAAGGAGCTGGCGAGGCTCAAGCTCCGGACCCGGAAGGGGGGGCAGGGAGAGATCCACTACGAGACCGGGAACCCCTTGCTGGCTTCCATGGGGCGTCTGGGACGCGACTTCTTCGAGCTGCTGCTCGGCGCCTCCGGCACGGAGGGGGAGGGCCATTTCGAAGACCCCGGGGAAGCGTCGATGCTCGAAGGCCTCCAGTCCGACATCCTGCTTTTACGGGAACGGGGCAGGGATGGCGCGCGGACCCCGGTCCATCCCTCCGACAGGTCGATCCGCATCCACTCCGTCCATGGTCCGATGCGCGAGATGGAGGTGCTGCACGACCAGCTGCTCGAACTTTTCCGGGCCGATCCCGCGCTCGAACCACACGATGTCGTGGTCATGACGCCCGATATCGAAGGGTACGCCCCCTACATCACGGCGGTCTTCGGCGCCGGAGCCGGGTCCGGGCCTTCGATCCCGTTCTCCCTGGCCGACCGCCCCGCTTCAGCCGACAGCCCGGTCATCCGTCTCTTCCTCGACATCCTCGCCATGTCCGGCAGCAGATTCGGCGCCGGGGAGGTGGCTTCGCTTCTCGAGTCGCCCGTCCTTCGGGAGCGGTTCGGCTTCACCTCCAGCGACGTCGAGCAGATCCTGGGCTGGATATCCGATGTGCGGATCCGCTGGGGGATCGACGCCGAAGACCGCGGACGCTTTGGGCTGCCAACCTTCGGAGACAACAGCTGGAAGGCGGGGCTCGACCGGCTGCTGCTCGGCTACGCGATGTCGGGCGACGGCGAGACGCTGTACAAGGGGGTGTTGCCTGCCGAAGGCGTCGAGGGGAGCAGGGCGCAGCTTCTTGGGCGCTTCGTGGCGTTCGCGGGCACGCTTTTCGACGCGGTCAGGGCGCTCGACACCCCGCGCACGCCGGCCGACTGGAGCGATCACCTCGCCGCTGCGCTTCCGCGCTTCGTCGATGGGGATGCCGCGGAATACGGGCGGGACTTCCACGAGCTCTCCTCCCGGATCGCACGCCTCAAGGAGGTAGCCCGCTCGGCCCGGTTCGACGCACCGGTCGCCATCGATGTCGTCCGGCATCATCTCGAGCGGCAGTTCGGGGAATCGCGGGCGGTCCGGGGCTTCCTCGCCGGGGGCGTGACCTTCTGCGAGATGCTCCCGATGCGAAGCATCCCTTTTCGGGCGGTGGCCCTGGTAGGGCTCAACAGCGGCGTCTATCCCCGGCAGAGCCGTCCCCCCGGGTTCGACCTGATCGCGAAATCGCCCCGGCCCGGGGATCGTTCCCTCCGCGACGAAGACCGCTACCTGTTCCTCGAATCGTTGCTGTCCGCCCGTCGTTGGCTTTCCATCAGCTACGTGGGACAGAGCATCGTCGACAACAAGGAGATCCCGCCCTCGGTCCTGGTCAGCGAGTTGATCGATTATCTCGAACAGGGATTTGCGCCGCCCGACGGCGTCCGGCGACTGGAAGACCATCTGGTCGTGCGGCACCCGCTGCAGCCGTTCAGCCCGGACTATTTCGAGGAGAAACGGGGGCTCTTCAGCTACTCGGTCGAGAATCTCGAGGCGCTCAGGGCCCGCGGCACGGTCGCCGAGAATCGCCCCTTCATCGGGGAGCCGCTCCCCGATCCGCCTGCCGCCTCGCGGCATGTCTCCGTGGCGGAATTCAAGCGCTTCTTCCGGTCTCCGGCCGAGTATTTCCTTCGGAACAGGTTAGGCATCCACCTCCCCGAAGAGGAAGACCGCGCCCAGGACCGCGAGCCGTTTGCGGTCGAGGGGCTGGAGCGATATCTGCTCGTCCAGCGGCTATCCGAGCGGATGATCTCGGGGGGAGCGCTCGAGCCGCTCTACCCGTCGATCCGGGGAGGCGGGATGCTTCCCCCGGGCGCCCCGGGCGATCTCGCGTGGCGAAAAGCGGCCGAGGAGGCCGAGGCATTCGCCCGGTCCGTCGCATCCAGGCTCACCTCCGGCGCACTGCCGCCGCTCGATGTCGACCTGTCGTTGGGGCCTTTCCGCCTGTCGGGGCGCATCGACGACATCCGGAGCGACATCATGCTCCGATATCGTTGCGCGTCGCTCAAGCCTCGCGACCGGCTGACCGGCTGGATCGACCATTTGATCCTTTCGGCAACGCGCACTGCCGGCTACCCCGCGGAAACGATCCTGCTAGGCAAGGACGGCGAGGAGGTTAGGTTCACGGCGGTGGACGATCCGGCCGCGCCGCTCACCGGGCTATTGTCGATTTATTGGCAGGGACTTTCCGAACCGATCCCGTTCTTCCCCGCCAGTGCCTACGAATATGCGAAGGCATCCGCGACCGGATCGCCGGCCGGCGAGGCGTTGTCCGCTGCCCTCAAGGCCTGGCGCAGCAGCCCGTTTGCCAGGGGGGAGGGCGACGACCGCTGGCTGGCGATGGCTTTTCCCCGTCTGCCCGACCCGGTCGGGGCACCGCGGTTCGCGTCGATCGCTTTGGACGTATTTTCCCCGCTGCTAGACAACCAGAAAGCCCGATGA
- the recB gene encoding exodeoxyribonuclease V subunit beta, translating into MMKARPFDMLEPLTPGRRLIESSAGTGKTYTIASLYVRLLLEKGLQAGQILVVTFTRPATEELKGRIRQKIRDTLAALDGEPSEDEFIQRYVPTIPDPEQARSALSNALRMFDEAAIFTIHGFCGRMLQENAFESASLFDTELVTDESDLRREIADDFYRLRVHGVFSPLFLSYAIEHGFTPDALAAFIRGNVARPFFRIIPDASEIAGKGAPSAELETAFFAARETAIAAWESGRDAVASGMASWDGLNRNRYRTASVAAMIAAMDRYADSPPTSSRFHNYSKFRQSEIVAATKARCEPLRHPFFEAFERLDEAVSALLDGFEQDMIATWLALAGYARDEMAERKCRRNVRSYDDLLRDMFDALKGQGGATMAATVRERFQAALIDEFQDTDPLQYEIFGTIFPERSYLFLIGDPKQAIYGFRGADIFAYLKAAGEVRARFTLDRNFRSVPGLVNAVNTLFGRRPGAFVFPEIEYPRVEAASEGGTRGFALEGTPDLMPFKIRMIARPDPASSVPIPKTEANRLLPESTATEIVALLSRGQRKEATIGGEPVTPRDVAVLVRTNGQARAVHAALRRRGVPAVIYSSESVFASEEAVALERVLLAVADPGHDGKVRAALATPLFQVDGNTLARLQEEPSEWDERVRQFSGWRDLWANDGFITMVRSMTSSAGLRSRLLALPDGDRRLTNLLHLFELLHEASHSRRLGIEGLLKWLPDRMADTGGTPAEEHQLRLETDEAAVKVVTVHKCKGLEYPVVFCPYAWDVFTGEGDGVTFHDPDDKTTLVRDIGSARLDENRRIAERESLAENARLLYVALTRAKHLCVVGWGAIHDAGRSALAMLLHSASNASEPGLADRFSKMTDDDIRADLERLPGLEISLMQPSTDARYISEHPEAGRLACREIGRAIARDWGSASFTSLVSGARSDSEWPDRDLLPPSEIDRVPASARVARKEGATPFDFPKGAKSGLFFHGLMEKLDFAATDIEIENAVKAHLEADGFDPEWTPVVSRMVRNVLDTPLDADVPGFRLSGIASADRRHEVEFGLPLALLTPGSLRRAFSEPGDDPGAPGAASLLDRLAFLPIRGMMKGYIDLVFSRGGRYFLLDWKTNHLGDRIDDYSQPAMREAMDDSFYFLQYHLYAVALHRYLRLRLGVSYDYDRHFGGVYYLFVRGIDPAFGPRFGVCFDRPDVRRVEALGRLFSGERANG; encoded by the coding sequence ATGATGAAGGCCAGGCCTTTTGACATGCTCGAGCCGTTGACTCCGGGACGGCGGCTCATCGAGTCTAGCGCCGGCACCGGCAAGACCTACACGATCGCTTCCCTTTACGTCCGTCTCCTGCTCGAAAAGGGGTTGCAGGCAGGACAGATTTTGGTGGTGACCTTCACGCGTCCGGCTACCGAGGAACTGAAAGGGCGCATCCGGCAGAAGATCCGCGACACGCTCGCAGCGCTCGACGGCGAGCCTTCCGAAGACGAATTCATCCAGCGCTATGTCCCGACGATTCCCGACCCGGAACAGGCGCGCTCCGCGCTGTCGAACGCGCTCCGCATGTTCGACGAGGCGGCCATCTTCACGATCCACGGCTTTTGCGGCCGGATGCTCCAGGAAAATGCCTTCGAAAGCGCTTCGCTGTTCGACACCGAGCTGGTTACCGACGAGTCCGACCTCCGCCGGGAAATCGCAGACGATTTCTATCGGTTGCGCGTGCATGGGGTCTTCTCGCCGCTGTTCCTGTCCTATGCGATCGAACACGGCTTCACGCCGGATGCCCTGGCCGCGTTCATCCGGGGCAACGTCGCAAGGCCCTTTTTCCGGATCATCCCCGATGCCTCCGAGATCGCGGGGAAGGGAGCACCGTCGGCCGAGCTCGAGACCGCGTTTTTCGCGGCACGCGAAACCGCGATTGCCGCCTGGGAATCGGGGCGGGATGCCGTCGCCTCCGGGATGGCGTCCTGGGACGGGCTGAACAGGAACAGATATCGGACCGCTTCGGTCGCCGCAATGATCGCCGCAATGGACCGCTATGCGGATTCGCCGCCGACGTCGTCCCGTTTCCACAATTATTCGAAGTTCCGTCAGTCCGAGATCGTCGCGGCGACGAAGGCGCGCTGCGAACCGCTGCGGCACCCGTTCTTCGAGGCCTTCGAAAGGCTCGACGAAGCGGTTTCCGCGCTCCTCGACGGCTTCGAGCAAGACATGATCGCGACATGGCTCGCGCTGGCCGGGTACGCCCGGGACGAGATGGCCGAGCGGAAATGTCGACGCAATGTCCGTTCCTACGACGACCTTTTACGCGACATGTTCGACGCGCTCAAGGGGCAGGGTGGGGCGACCATGGCCGCAACGGTGCGGGAGCGGTTCCAGGCGGCGCTCATCGACGAGTTCCAGGACACCGACCCGCTCCAGTACGAGATATTCGGCACCATCTTTCCTGAACGGTCCTATCTGTTTCTGATCGGCGATCCCAAGCAGGCGATTTACGGCTTTCGGGGCGCCGACATCTTTGCTTACCTCAAGGCTGCAGGCGAGGTGCGGGCCCGTTTCACGCTTGACCGCAATTTTCGATCGGTTCCCGGCCTCGTCAACGCGGTCAACACGCTCTTCGGCCGTCGGCCCGGCGCTTTCGTCTTTCCCGAGATCGAATATCCCCGGGTCGAGGCGGCGTCCGAAGGCGGGACGCGCGGGTTCGCCCTCGAGGGAACGCCCGACCTGATGCCCTTCAAGATCCGCATGATCGCGCGCCCGGATCCCGCATCCTCTGTCCCGATCCCGAAAACGGAAGCCAACCGCCTGCTGCCCGAGTCGACCGCGACCGAGATCGTCGCGCTGCTTTCGCGGGGGCAGCGCAAGGAAGCGACCATCGGGGGGGAGCCCGTGACGCCTCGCGACGTGGCGGTCCTGGTCCGGACCAACGGCCAGGCGCGCGCCGTGCACGCGGCGTTGCGTCGACGCGGGGTCCCGGCGGTCATCTACAGCAGCGAGAGCGTCTTCGCTTCCGAGGAGGCGGTGGCGCTCGAGCGGGTGCTCCTCGCGGTGGCCGATCCGGGGCACGACGGGAAGGTGCGTGCTGCGCTGGCCACGCCCTTGTTTCAGGTCGACGGCAATACGTTGGCGCGTCTCCAGGAAGAGCCGTCCGAGTGGGACGAGCGGGTACGCCAGTTCAGCGGATGGCGGGATCTGTGGGCGAACGACGGGTTCATCACGATGGTGCGGTCGATGACCTCGTCGGCGGGCCTCCGAAGCCGGCTTCTCGCGCTTCCCGACGGCGATCGCCGTTTGACCAACCTGCTGCACCTGTTCGAGCTGCTCCACGAGGCGTCCCACTCTCGTCGACTCGGCATCGAGGGATTGCTCAAGTGGCTGCCCGACCGGATGGCCGATACCGGGGGGACCCCGGCCGAAGAGCACCAACTCCGGCTCGAGACCGACGAAGCGGCCGTGAAGGTGGTCACGGTTCACAAGTGCAAGGGGCTCGAATACCCGGTCGTGTTCTGTCCTTACGCCTGGGACGTCTTCACCGGCGAGGGCGACGGCGTGACGTTCCACGACCCCGACGACAAGACGACGCTGGTGCGAGACATCGGATCCGCCAGGCTCGACGAAAACCGGCGGATTGCGGAACGGGAGTCGCTGGCCGAGAATGCCCGGCTGCTTTATGTCGCCCTGACCCGTGCGAAACACCTTTGCGTCGTGGGGTGGGGCGCGATCCACGATGCCGGTCGATCCGCGCTCGCCATGCTGCTTCATTCCGCGTCGAATGCCTCCGAACCCGGCCTCGCAGACCGTTTTTCGAAGATGACCGATGATGATATCCGCGCCGACCTCGAAAGGCTGCCCGGCCTTGAGATTTCCCTGATGCAGCCTTCGACCGACGCGCGCTATATCTCCGAGCACCCGGAAGCGGGTCGCCTGGCCTGCCGGGAAATCGGGCGCGCCATCGCGCGCGACTGGGGATCGGCCAGCTTCACCTCGCTCGTGTCCGGCGCCCGAAGCGATTCCGAATGGCCGGATCGCGACCTCCTGCCTCCGTCGGAAATCGACCGGGTCCCCGCCTCCGCGCGAGTCGCGCGAAAAGAAGGGGCGACCCCGTTCGATTTTCCCAAGGGCGCCAAGTCCGGCCTGTTCTTCCACGGCTTGATGGAAAAGCTCGACTTCGCTGCGACCGATATCGAAATCGAAAATGCGGTCAAAGCACACCTCGAAGCCGACGGATTCGACCCCGAGTGGACGCCTGTCGTCTCGCGGATGGTCCGGAACGTGCTCGACACGCCGCTCGACGCCGATGTCCCCGGATTCCGCCTGTCGGGGATCGCTTCCGCCGATCGACGGCACGAGGTCGAATTCGGCCTTCCGCTTGCGCTGCTCACCCCCGGTTCTCTTCGGCGCGCCTTCTCCGAACCCGGGGATGACCCCGGCGCACCGGGAGCCGCTTCCCTGCTCGACCGGCTTGCCTTCCTGCCGATTCGCGGCATGATGAAAGGGTATATCGACCTGGTTTTTTCCCGGGGCGGTCGTTATTTCCTGCTCGACTGGAAAACCAACCATCTCGGGGACCGGATCGACGACTACAGCCAGCCTGCGATGCGCGAGGCGATGGACGATTCGTTCTATTTCCTGCAATACCACCTCTACGCCGTGGCCCTCCACCGCTATCTCCGTCTCAGGCTTGGGGTCTCCTACGATTACGATCGCCATTTCGGCGGCGTCTACTATCTTTTCGTTCGCGGGATTGATCCCGCGTTCGGCCCGCGGTTCGGCGTGTGCTTCGACCGGCCGGACGTCCGCCGAGTCGAGGCGCTCGGGAGACTCTTTTCGGGGGAGCGGGCCAATGGATGA